ATGACATGTCTGGTCTCATGTATAGATTTCCATTTCAATTACCACCTTATTACGCATTAATAATTAGATCATTAATAACACTAGAAGGAATAGCATTAAGTGTAGATCCAGAATTTAAGATATTAGGAGTAGCGTATCCATATTTTGCAAGGCGGTTAATGGAAGATCCTGATCCAAAACTAAGAAAAAGCCTAAAAGAAATGCTTTTTGATGAAAATATATTTAAATGGAATAGACTTGAAGACTTGATTAGAAGCGCTACAAAACAATCAGAAATAGATATTGAAAAATTAATTGATCAAGTTTTAGATTTTTTATTTTCAGAACATGGTGGCATCCTAAGAGAAGAATTAATTGACTCAATAGCAGAAAGATTTGATTTAATTAATTTATATGCAATAAAAAATATCAACAAACTATTACCAAAAAACCTACAATCAAATGATATTATTTATAATGACGATATTAATAATATGAATGAATTAGAACCTATAAAAAAACTGATTCATATCATTCAAAATTTACCAGGAATTAATTCATATTTAATTTTTAAAAAAATTAATAGATTATTAAAAGAGCCCTATGCAAGAATAATGAGTATTAAAATTGCGAAAAAGGTAACAAATAAAAGTGTTGCTAGAATAATCAAGCTTGCCGCAGGAGATGAGCAATAAATGAAATTAAAAAATTATCTTATAGCAGGAACCTTTGTTTTATTTTCTTTAGTCCCAACAAAAGTATATTCTGCTGAAAAGATCAACTTGTATGTAAATATACTAAGTCGAAGTGTTAGCATTAAAGAATTGGAAGAATTTAGTAAAACTGGCAAAGAAACAAGAATCTTAAAAAAAGTACTTAAAGATGAAGACAAAGAAACATTAAAAAATCTACTTAAAAAAGAATATAAAACACCAATTAAATTAACGAGTAGATTACTATATAGTCAAATAGGAGAAGTAATACTGAAAAAAATATCAAAAATAATGTATCCAGATAAAATTCTCGATGAATCTACAAGTATATTTGCTTTAAAATCTGCAACTATCTTATCAATATCAAAAGAAAATGAATCTATTAATGTTCTTAGATTTTTAAAGGCATACCCTAGCGAAGTTATTGCAATAGATGTAATTGAGTTGAGTAGAGTCGTTAACAAAGTAGAATCGATGAATGAATTAGTCAAATTCTTTACTGACTCTCCATTGGAAAAACTAAAAAGCAAAAGCAATGCAACGAATCTCTAAATTATGGTAAAGCAAATGTTGAAAAAAATAAAAAATAAACTATCTCTAAAAAGTTCATATGAACAATGGCCAGGCTTAATCCAAGCTTATAAAAGATGGCTGCCTATTAGCAATAAGACACCAATAATAACTCTTCAAGAAGGAGCTACACCTTTAATAGAGTTAACTTATATAAGTAATATAATAGGAAGAAATATAAAATTATATGCAAAATATGACGGTCTAAATCCAACTGGTTCATTCAAAGACAGAGGTATGACAATGGCAATAAGTAAAGCAAAAGAAGAAGGTTGTAAAGCAGTGATTTGTGCAAGCACAGGTAATACTTCTGCATCTGCTGCTGCTTATGCAAAAAAAGGTAATATGAAATGCTTTGTATTAATTCCAGATGGATATGTTGCTCAAGGAAAACTAGCACAAGCATTAGTATACGGTGCAGAAGTATTAGCTATTAAAGGAAATTTTGATAAAGCATTAAATATTGTTCAAAAATTAGCAAATAACTTTCCAATAACTTTAGTAAACTCTGTAAATCCATATCGTTTACAAGGACAAAAAACTGCTGCTTTTGAAATTATAGATGCATTAGGAGAAGCTCCAGATTGGTTATCAATACCTATGGGAAATGCAGGAAACATTTCAGCCTATTGGATGGGCTTTAAAGAATATTTTAATGCTGGGATTAGTAAAAGATTACCTAGGATGATGGGATTCCAAGCAGAAGGATCAGCTCCATTAGTTTTAGGAAAAACAATAGAAAAACCTGAAACAATTGCAACGGCTATAAGAATAGGAAACCCTGTTAATAAAGAAAAAGCAAATATTGTAAAACAAGAATCTGATGGAGAATTTATAAGCGTAAGTGATGATGAAATAATTAAAGCTTATAAATTACTAGGCAAAGAAGAAGGTATTTTCTGTGAACCCGCAAGTGCTGCATCAATTGCTGGGATATTAAAAATAAAAGATAAGATACCTAAAAACACAACAATTGTCTGTGTTTTAACAGGAAACGGCTTAAAAGATCCAGATTGTGCAATAAAAAATAATGATGCCTTATTTAAATCTGGTATAGATCCAACACTAGAAAATGTAGCTAAAAATATGGGGTTTTGATAACAAAAAGACTGGACAATTAATTTTCTGCCTGAGGAATGAAAATCAAAACGAGAAAAATAACTGTGGAAAACAAAACAAAACAAAAATTTTTTTTCACAAAATAATCAGAAGCTGTGAATAGATAAAACAACTCCACAATTTACAAAAACTTATTAACAGTCGAAATTATCTTAAAGTCCGATTAAAACAAAGGGTTTAAGGCTTTTCCACAGATTCCTCAGGTACTACTACTACTGTATTATTTAATTTTTTAAGAAATTTAGAAGTATTCTAAAAATAGAAATAATTGATTTTAAAATAATGACAAAGAGGGCTTTCATTTCTATTCTGAGGCAGGTAGCTTGAATTGATGAAACTTGTTTGCTCACAATCTGAATTAAATTCAGCTATACAATTGGTTAGTAGAGCTGTAGCTACTAGACCAACTCATCCTGTATTAGCGAATATATTGCTAACAGCTGATGAAGGAACTGGGAAATTAAGTCTTACTGGTTTTGACCTGAATTTAGGAATTCAAACTTCATTAAATGCTTCAGTTGAAATAAGTGGTGCAATAACTTTACCAGCTAAACTTTTTGGTGAAATTATTTCAAAACTTTCCTCTGAATTTCCTATCACCCTTGTTAAAAATGAATCTACTGATCAAGTTGAATTAATAAGTAAAAGTGGAATTTATCAAGTTAGATCTATGGCTGCAGATGATTTCCCAGAATTACCAATTGTTCAAAATGAATCATTTTTGAAAGTTAATTCTAATTCTTTTGCATATGCATTAAAATCCACCTTATTTGCTAGTAGCTCTGATGAAGCAAAACAAATTTTAACAGGAGTTAATCTTTGTTTTGAAGGAACTTCTTTAAAGTCAGCAGCAACTGATGGACATAGATTAGCTGTTTTAAATCTTACTGAAGTTTTATCTACATCATCGAATAACTCAGAAAATCAGGAATCTATTGAAATTACTTTACCATCAAGATCATTAAGAGAAGTTGAACGTTTTCTTAGTACTTGTAATTCGAATACAGAAATTAGTTTTTTTTATGACCAAGGACAAGTTGTTTTTATATCTTCTGATCAAATAGTAACTACAAGAACATTAGATGGATCTTACCCTAATTATAAACAGCTTATTCCAGATACTTTTAAACATGAATTGATATTAGATAGAAAAATATTTATTTCCGCCTTAGATAGAATATCAGTTTTAGCTGAACAACATAATAACGTTATTAAAATAGCAACTAATAAAAAATTAAATATTTTAAATATTACTGCTGATGCTCAAGATTTAGGTAGTGGTTCTGAATCTATTCCAATAAAGTTTGATTCTGAAGATATTCAAATAGCTTTTAACTCAAGATATTTACTTGAAGGTTTGAAGGTTATTAATACTGATAATATCTCTTTAAAATTCAATGCTCCTACTACACCAGCTATTTTCACGCCTTCCGATGAAGATACAAGTTTTATTTATTTAGTGATGCCAGTACAAATACGTTCTTAAATTGTCTATTCCTACACAGTATCTTTTAAGTAATCTTTTACAGCAAAATGTTCGCTGTAACTATGGTATAGATCATGGTACTGGTGTTATAGCTTGGATGTATCCTCCTGTTCATAGATTATTAGGTTGGGCTAGTAGACCTTCTAAAATAAGTTTAAAAAGAAGTGTATGGCGGTTAGATCAAATTAAATCTATTAGACATGAAGAAGTTATAGTCAAAGGAGACCCTGCTGATTCTGATCAGGCAACAATTAATAGATTTCCGACTTTACTTGAGGCATCATTATTGAATAAAAATGGAGAAAAAATTGCTAATATAGCTGACTTGATTTTTGATACTAAAACTGGAAATATTTTATATTATTTAGTTTCCCGTACTAATCCTAAGATACCGGGAACTAGTAGATGGAGATTTGATTTAGATTGTATACTCGATCAAGAACCAGGATGTGTAACATCTTCTATTTATAATTTAGAAGATTTACCTCTTGTTAAAAGTAGTCTTAGGCAGGATTTTTTAAAACAAAGTAAAAAGATTAGGGAGAATTTTGTTGAAATATCTAATTTGGCAAATGAAAAATTAGAGGGTTGGTTAGATGAACCTTTAGTAGATAATTCACAGAGAACTATTACTGATGATTTTTCTGATTCAGATATTGATGATAATTATTTTGATCAAAAAGAATATAATAGAACTGATATATATAATGATAATGAAGAAGATCCATGGATTTAGATATGAATGAATTGGCATTTACTCGAATACTTGAAAACCCTGCTTTTTCAGTTGATTATGATGTTCTTAAGGCCTTAAAAAAAGAAGGTTTAAAATATCAGGATTATATTGAAATATGTAATCGATTAAAAAGAGGTCCTAATAGAACAGAGTTAGGAATGTTTGGTGTTATGTGGTCAGAACATTGTTGTTATAGGAATTCAAAACCCTTGTTATCCAATTTTCCAACAAAAGGTAAGAATATTCTTGTTGGTCCTGGTGAAAATGCTGGTGTTGTTGATTTAGGTCAAGGTCAAAGATTAGCTTTTAAAATAGAGAGTCATAATCATCCTTCTGCGATAGAACCTTTTCAAGGTGCTGCAACAGGAGTTGGTGGTATTTTGCGAGATATTTTTACCATGGGTGCAAGACCTATTGCCCTCTTGAATTCTCTTAGATTTGGTCCCTTAGATAAGGACAAAAATATTGGATTATTAGAAGGTGTTGTTGCTGGAATCGCTCATTACGGAAATTGTGTAGGAGTACCTACTGTTGGTGGAGAAGTTGGTTTTCATGAGAGTTATTCGGGCAATCCATTAGTTAATGCAATGGCTTTAGGTTTAATGGAAACCGATGACATTGTTTGTTCTGGGGCTTCTGGCATTGGTTATTCAGTTGTTTACGTAGGTAGTACTACTGGAAGAGATGGTATGGGAGGAGCTAGTTTTGCAAGCTCTGAATTAACAAATTCTTCCATTGATGATCGTCCAGCAGTACAAGTTGGTGATCCTTTTTTAGAAAAAGGTTTAATTGAAGGATGTTTAGAAGCTTTTAAGACAGAAGATGTTATTGCTGCTCAAGATATGGGTGCAGCTGGTCTTACTTGTAGTTGTTCAGAAATGGCTGCGAAAGGTGGTGTTGGTATTGAATTAAATCTTGATTTAGTTCCCGCTAGAGAAAAAGATATGACACCGTATGAATTTTTGCTTTCTGAATCTCAAGAACGCATGCTCTTTGTTGTGAAGCCAGGCTCTGAGGTGGATATAATGAATAAATTTAAGAAGTGGGGATTATATGCTGCTGTTGTTGGAAAAGTTTTGCAAGATAATATTGTTCGCGTGACTTATAAAAATGAAATTGTTGTTAATTTGCCAGCAGATGCTTTGGCTGAAAATACACCTATCAATCAACATCACTTAATTAATAAAGTTCCAGACCATATTCAATCTCATTGGAAATGGAATGAATCTTTATTACCTTTGCCTAATGATTTAGGTATTGTTCATCCATTAAATAATCAAGAAATCAATTGGAATGATATTACTTTAAGATTATTAGATACTCCTAATATTGCATCAAAGCGGTGGATTTACAATCAGTATGATTATCAAGTTCAAAATAATACTCTTATTGTACCTGGAGCTGCAGATGCAGCTGTTATTAGGTTAAGGTCATTAGATGATAATTTAATTGATTCCAATCGTGGAGTTGCTGTGACAGTAGATTGTCCAAATAGATGGGTTGCTTTAGATCCAAAAAGAGGAGCAATTGCTTCTGTTGCAGAGGCTGCAAGAAATATTAGTTGTGTTGGAGCTACACCTTTAGCGATTACAAATAATTTGAACTTTTCTTCACCAGATGATCCAATTGGTTATTGGCAATTAGCTATGGCTTGTAAAGGTATTACTGAAGCTTGTTTAGCATTGGGAACCCCTGTTACTGGAGGTAATGTATCTTTATATAATGAAACTGCATCATTAGAAGGTAATAAGCAGCCAATACAACCAACCCCTGTTATTGGAATGATTGGTTTAATTGATGATATTAATAAAATTGTTAAACAAGGTTGGATTAAGTCTGATCATCAGATTTTCTTAATAGGTACTTCATTAGTATCTCAAGAGCAAGAATTTTCTTTAAGTGCGAGTACTTATCTTGAAACTATTTTTGGAAAAGAAACAGGAAGGCCTCCTTTAATTGATTTTGCTGTTGAAAAATCTGTTCAATCCTTCGTAAGAGAGTTAATTTCGAAAGGTTTAATTGAATCTGCTCATGATGTAAGTGATGGTGGGTTAGTAGTTGCTCTTGCTGAATCATGTATGTCATCTGATTTAGGTGCAACTTGTTATTTACCAGAAACTTTTAATCGTATAGATAATCTATTATTTGGAGAAGGAGGCTCTAGAATTTTAATAAGTATTGATCCTAGTAATATCAATGCTTTTAAAACTTGCATTAAAGAAAATTCCAACTCTTTTTCATCTTTATTATTAGGAACAGTTAATAATAGTAATATTCTTAAAATTAATAAAAATCATTTGAACTTAGTTAATTTATCAATTCCAGAAATGAAAAAAACTTTTGAAAGTTCTATTCCTAAAAGAATATTATCTAGTAAAAAATAAAAATGTTTTTAATTTATTTTATTATTTAGGAGAAAATTTATGTGTGGCATAGTAGGCGTAGTTTCTAATCAACAAGTTAATCAACAAATTTATGATAGTTTGCTGTTACTTCAACATAGAGGTCAAGACTCTACTGGAATAGCAACAATGGATGGTAATGTATTTCATATCCATAAAGCTAAAGGGCAAGTTAAAGAAGGCTATAGAACTAGAAATATGAGAGCTTTAAAAGGAGATATTGGAATTGGTCATGTAAGATATGCAACTTCAGGATCGGCAGATCGTGAAAATGAAGCACAACCTTTTTATGTAAATGCACCTTATGGAATTATACTTGTTCATAATGGAAATCTTACTAATACTAGAGAATTAGAAAAAGAACTTTTTAGTATTGATAGAAGACATACTAATTCTTCTAGTGATACTGAAATGTTATTAAATATCTTAGCTACAGAAATACAATCCAATATTCATAATACTTCTTTAAGTCCTGAAAATATTTTCACTGCAATTTCATCACTTCATAAGAGAGTTCAAGGTTCATATGCAGCAATTGCCTTGATATCTGGATATGGCTTATTGGCTTTTCGAGACCCTTTTGGTATTAGGCCTTTAGTTTTAGGCCGAAGATTTGATGAACAAGGAAAACAAGAATGGATAGTGGCAAGTGAATCTCTAGTGTTAGAAAATAATGATTTTGACGTCGTTCGTGATGTATTACCTGGAGAAGCCATTTTTATATCAGATGAAGGTGAGTTTTTTTCCAAGCAATGTTCCAGTAATCCACAACTATTTCCTTGCTCCTTTGAATATGTTTATTTAGCTAGGCCTGATTCTGTAATGAATGGTATATCAGTCTATGAAGCAAGGTTAAGAATGGGAGATAATCTTGCAAATACAATTAAAAAACAAATTAATTCTGGAGATATTGATGTTGTTATGCCTATTCCTGATTCTTCACGTCCATCAGCAATGCAAGTTGCTAGGCAGCTAGGTCTTGAATATAGAGAAGGGTTTTTTAAGAATCGTTATGTAGGAAGAACATTTATTATGCCTGGTCAAGCACAGCGTAAGAAATCAGTTCGTCAAAAGTTAAATGCTATGAGTAGTGAATTTAAAGGTAAAAATGTTTTACTTGTAGATGATTCAATTGTAAGAGGCACTACATCTAGAGAAATTGTTCAAATGGCTAAATTTGCAGGTGCTAATAAAGTGATATTTACTTCAGCTGCACCTCCGATTCGATATCCTCATGTTTATGGAATTAATATGCCTTCAAAGCACGAGTTAATTGCTTATAATAAATCTATTAATGAAGTTCAAGATCTATTGCTTTCAGATTCTTTAGTTTATCAAGAAATTAATGATTTAGAATCAGCTATACTTAAAAGATCTGATGTTCAACATCTAGATATGTCATGTTTTAATGGACATTATGTTACAGGTAACGTAAGTGAAGAATACCTGGAATGGGTTGAATCTAAATATAGTTCTTAAACTTTATTCTCTTTTATTTGTTAATGGTATGATTTTTTCTAAAAATTCATTTTCATATAAATTAAATGCTTTTTTGTGCTCTATATTTGTAGATAATTCTTTAATTTGATTAGAATCTACTCTACCATTTCTTCCATGGTTTGTTTTGATTCCTATTAGTTGATTTCCGTTATAAATTTGTATAATTCTATCTTTTTTATTTTTGTATTCTTGCAATTTAATTCCTATTGTTCCTAGATCACCTTTGTTACACAACCTTATATCATTGACTGAATATTTTATTACAGTTCCTTCTTCACTGATTAGAACTATATCTGCTTTTTCATTTTCACCCACTGTTATTCCTCCAACGATTTCTTCTCCTGGAAATAATCTTAAGATAATTGAACCTTGTGCAAGTTTCCCCATAAGTGGGAGAGATTCTTCTGTAATTTTAATTTTTAATATTCTTCCAATATCACTAACTATAATTAAATATCCATTTAATGGGCATAAAAAAGATGCTTTTAATATTATTTTTTCTTTAAGTTTTAAAACTGTCGCTGCTCTCCCGGACATGTCGATTACTTCATTAAGATCTATTCTTTTGAACCTTCCATCACTAGTAAGTAATCCAATACTGAGGTTGTTTTGTTTATATAATGGCAACAAGCTTGTTATTTCTTCCTCTTCAAGTCCTGATGGTATAAATTTATCTATTGTTCCAGGATGATTTCCTGCAAATTCCCATTTTAATAAACCTACCTTACCAAGGTTTGTTATTGCAAGAATTTTTGGTTGCTTTTCAATTGGCCAAATTAATCTACCAGGTGAAGGCTCGTCACCTAATAAACAACTTTTTGTAAGATTTAGTTTATCAAGAATTTGAGGACGCAATATTTTCACTTGATTGTCATCTTGTATTAATAAATATCCGTCTTTTGCTAGTTTTTCGAAAGCTTGTTTTCTCTGTAACTCGGCATTAGGTCGTAATTGTGCATTTCTTTCTGCAACTAATTCATCTCCACCTTCTATTAGTTTGGTCTTTCTTTTAGATCCATATTGCTTTTTAAGGTGTTTAAATTCATTTATCATTACAGATAGCAATTCGTCTCTATTGTTTAAAAGTTTCTTTAAACTATTTTCTTCATCTTTTAGCACTTCGGATTCTTTATATAATGCTTGCGTCTCTAAATTTGTAAGTTTCCTTAATGGCATTGCAAGAATTCCTTCTGATTGTCTTTCATTAAGCTTCAAAGCATTCATTAATTTTATTTTGGCTTCAATCGCATCTTTTGCATTTTCAAGTAGATCTATTACTATTTTTAGATTTCTAAGAGCCTTTATTAAACCTTCAACAACTTCCAATCTATCTTGTATCTTTTTTAATTGATTTTTAGTTCTTTTAATGATAGTTAATTCTCTATATTCTAAAAATATAGTTAATAATTCCCTTAATGATAATTGTTTTGGCTGTCCATTTACTAGTCCTAATAATGTCGCACTAAAATTAGTTTGTAAATTTGTTTTTTGATATAAAAATTTCTTTATAAGTTCAGTCTCAACATCTCTTTTTAATTCAACAACTATTCTCATTCCATCACGATCACTTTCATCTCTTATATCAGCTATTCCTTCAACTTTTGAATTGTTAACTAGTTCTGCAAGTTTTTCTATCCAACTCGCTTTATTAACTTGGTATGGCAGTTCAGTAATTACGATTCCCTTTTTCCTATGCTTTCCTTTTCCCGGATTTATTTCTTCTGTATGTGTAATTCCCCTCATAGGTATACTTCCTTTTCCTTTTAAATAAGTTTCTTGTATTCCATTGCTTATTAGTATTTCTCCACCTGTTGGAAAATCTGGTCCTGGAATAATTTCTATTAATTTTGCATCATTTAAATTTGGTTTTTTTATAAGTGCTATTAATCCATTAATTATTTCATTTATATTATGTGGAGGAATATTCGTTGCCATTCCTACAGCTATTCCTGCACATCCATTAAGAATTAAAAAAGGTAATTGTGCTGGTAATACATCTGGCTCTTGTTGCGAACCGTCAAAATTAGGGCTGAAATCAACAGTTTTTGAATCAATTTCACTAAGGAGAGCTTCATTAGCAATAGGAGCCAAACGTGTTTCTGTATAACGCATGGCTGCTGGTGGATCATCATCAATCGATCCAAAATTTCCATGACCATCTAGTACTGGATATCTACTTGCAAAGTCTTGAACTAGTCTCACTAGTGCGTCATAGACAGCTTGATCTCCATGAGGGTGATATTTTCCTAGTACGTCTCCTACTACACGTGCACACTTTCTATAAGGTCTTTCAGGAGTTAAACCTAATTCATGCATTGCATATAAAATTCTTCTTTGAACTGGCTTCAGTCCATCTCTGCAATCTGGCAATGCTCTTCCCACGATTACGCTCATCGCGTATTCGAGATAAGAACGCTGCATTTCTTGATGCAGCGATATGGGTTGAAGACGCTCTTTAGCCATCAAAATTAGGAACGTTTAAAATTCCCAGATGATTCACAGTACAAATATTTTCTATTTATTACCACTTTTATTGTTCTTTTTTATTTTTAAGGTTGGAATTCGCAGAAGCTGTACTTATTACACTCTTTAATTTTTGACTATTGAAAAGCTTCTTGCTACCTTCTTGAAGCTTTTTCCCCCACAATTGACTTTCTTGATGTTCTTGAAATAAGTAATTAGGACTTTCTTGTAAAGCTTTTTTAGCTAATTCAATAGCCTCTTCGTTGTTTTTATCAAGTGCATATAAAGCAATTGCTAATGCAAGCTTTGGTTCAGGATCGGATTCAATTTTTATTACCTTTCTCCAAGTTGATATTGCTTTGTTTTTGAAGCCTAATTCATAATATATTAACCCCTCATTATTAATTGCTTGCCAAAATTTAGGGTTAATACTTGCTGCTTTTTTAAATGCTTTTAAAGCCTTGGTATAGTTTAACTGGATTAATCTTGCATTTCCTAAAAGAAAATAAGCATTACTGTTAAATCTATCAAGACTTATTGTTTTTTCTATTGATTTTATTGCTTTTTCTGTTTTTCCCATCTGCATTTCAATTGATGCTTTTGTATACCAAATAGCTGGACTTTTTTCATTGATTTCCTTAGCTTTTTCAATAGACATATAAGCTTCTGAAAGCTTATTATTGCCTAATTGTGCTTTTGAAAGAATAATCCATAATTCAACTTCATTGGGGTTTAAACTTAATGCCAGTTTTGCTAAACTTAGAGCTTCTTTTATTTTTCCATATTGAATATATCTAGAAGCGGTTAAACCTATTTCAATACTTGTGTATTTTAGTGTTTTTTCATTTGGCAAATAAACATACGGTACAAAAGCATTTGCAGGTTTAATTGTTGATAATATATTTACACTTAGAATTCCACAGATTAAATAACAGAGTGTTTGTTTTTTATTTCTAATACTCATTGAGATTTTTTATTATTTGAATAAGTATTTTTTAAAATATAATTCGCATTTCTTCTCCACATCCATGGCTTAATTCTTTTTAATGAAGACCCTTGAAGTTGTTTTTTCCATTTTTCATCATTTAATTTCACTGCATTTTCAGCTGTTAATTTCAATATCCATTCTTTAGCTTGAGTATCTGGGTCTTGGCTAGTTGGAAGTTCTTTTTGATTCCAAGGGCATTCTTCTTGACAAATATCACAGCCTGCAATCCAATTTCCCATGTATTTTTGAATTTCTTTAGGAATATCTTTATTTCTATTTTCAATATTATGATAAGCAATACATTTTCTTGAATTAATAACAAACGGTTCACTTATTGCTTGTGTAGGGCATGAATCGATACATTTTTGACATTTTCCACATAATGAAATGCTTGGTTTATCTGCTGTTAACTCTTCTGTTGTTAGTAGGCTGCCTAGAACCATCCATGATCCTTGCTTTGAATTAATTAAGTTGCTGTTTTTACCAATCCATCCTAATCCAGCTTCTTCTGCCCATGCTTTTTCAAGTAATGGCTTTGAATCTACACAGATTTTCCATTTAGCATTAGGTCTTTCTTCTTCAAGCCATTTTCCTATTTTTTTTAATCTTTTTTCAATCACTTTATGATAATCATTGCCCCAGGCATATCTTCCTATTAAAGCCGTTTTTGCGTTTTTATTCTTTGGAATTGTGAAATAGTTAAGTCCTACTACTAAAACACTCTTAACATCTTTTAGAAGTATCTCAGGATTTAATCGTGCGGGTGATTTGATCCATTGCATATCTGCATGATGGCCTGCATTGATCCATCTTTCTAGTGATTCATTTCTCATCTTTATTCTTTCGCTGCCAGGAATTCTTGCAATTCCAACAGGATTAAATCCAAATTTTTGCGCCTCTA
This DNA window, taken from Prochlorococcus sp. MIT 0603, encodes the following:
- the dnaN gene encoding DNA polymerase III subunit beta translates to MKLVCSQSELNSAIQLVSRAVATRPTHPVLANILLTADEGTGKLSLTGFDLNLGIQTSLNASVEISGAITLPAKLFGEIISKLSSEFPITLVKNESTDQVELISKSGIYQVRSMAADDFPELPIVQNESFLKVNSNSFAYALKSTLFASSSDEAKQILTGVNLCFEGTSLKSAATDGHRLAVLNLTEVLSTSSNNSENQESIEITLPSRSLREVERFLSTCNSNTEISFFYDQGQVVFISSDQIVTTRTLDGSYPNYKQLIPDTFKHELILDRKIFISALDRISVLAEQHNNVIKIATNKKLNILNITADAQDLGSGSESIPIKFDSEDIQIAFNSRYLLEGLKVINTDNISLKFNAPTTPAIFTPSDEDTSFIYLVMPVQIRS
- a CDS encoding alpha/beta hydrolase, coding for MKLKNYLIAGTFVLFSLVPTKVYSAEKINLYVNILSRSVSIKELEEFSKTGKETRILKKVLKDEDKETLKNLLKKEYKTPIKLTSRLLYSQIGEVILKKISKIMYPDKILDESTSIFALKSATILSISKENESINVLRFLKAYPSEVIAIDVIELSRVVNKVESMNELVKFFTDSPLEKLKSKSNATNL
- the thrC gene encoding threonine synthase, whose protein sequence is MLKKIKNKLSLKSSYEQWPGLIQAYKRWLPISNKTPIITLQEGATPLIELTYISNIIGRNIKLYAKYDGLNPTGSFKDRGMTMAISKAKEEGCKAVICASTGNTSASAAAYAKKGNMKCFVLIPDGYVAQGKLAQALVYGAEVLAIKGNFDKALNIVQKLANNFPITLVNSVNPYRLQGQKTAAFEIIDALGEAPDWLSIPMGNAGNISAYWMGFKEYFNAGISKRLPRMMGFQAEGSAPLVLGKTIEKPETIATAIRIGNPVNKEKANIVKQESDGEFISVSDDEIIKAYKLLGKEEGIFCEPASAASIAGILKIKDKIPKNTTIVCVLTGNGLKDPDCAIKNNDALFKSGIDPTLENVAKNMGF
- a CDS encoding PRC-barrel domain-containing protein, producing MSIPTQYLLSNLLQQNVRCNYGIDHGTGVIAWMYPPVHRLLGWASRPSKISLKRSVWRLDQIKSIRHEEVIVKGDPADSDQATINRFPTLLEASLLNKNGEKIANIADLIFDTKTGNILYYLVSRTNPKIPGTSRWRFDLDCILDQEPGCVTSSIYNLEDLPLVKSSLRQDFLKQSKKIRENFVEISNLANEKLEGWLDEPLVDNSQRTITDDFSDSDIDDNYFDQKEYNRTDIYNDNEEDPWI
- the purF gene encoding amidophosphoribosyltransferase translates to MCGIVGVVSNQQVNQQIYDSLLLLQHRGQDSTGIATMDGNVFHIHKAKGQVKEGYRTRNMRALKGDIGIGHVRYATSGSADRENEAQPFYVNAPYGIILVHNGNLTNTRELEKELFSIDRRHTNSSSDTEMLLNILATEIQSNIHNTSLSPENIFTAISSLHKRVQGSYAAIALISGYGLLAFRDPFGIRPLVLGRRFDEQGKQEWIVASESLVLENNDFDVVRDVLPGEAIFISDEGEFFSKQCSSNPQLFPCSFEYVYLARPDSVMNGISVYEARLRMGDNLANTIKKQINSGDIDVVMPIPDSSRPSAMQVARQLGLEYREGFFKNRYVGRTFIMPGQAQRKKSVRQKLNAMSSEFKGKNVLLVDDSIVRGTTSREIVQMAKFAGANKVIFTSAAPPIRYPHVYGINMPSKHELIAYNKSINEVQDLLLSDSLVYQEINDLESAILKRSDVQHLDMSCFNGHYVTGNVSEEYLEWVESKYSS
- the purL gene encoding phosphoribosylformylglycinamidine synthase subunit PurL; this encodes MDLDMNELAFTRILENPAFSVDYDVLKALKKEGLKYQDYIEICNRLKRGPNRTELGMFGVMWSEHCCYRNSKPLLSNFPTKGKNILVGPGENAGVVDLGQGQRLAFKIESHNHPSAIEPFQGAATGVGGILRDIFTMGARPIALLNSLRFGPLDKDKNIGLLEGVVAGIAHYGNCVGVPTVGGEVGFHESYSGNPLVNAMALGLMETDDIVCSGASGIGYSVVYVGSTTGRDGMGGASFASSELTNSSIDDRPAVQVGDPFLEKGLIEGCLEAFKTEDVIAAQDMGAAGLTCSCSEMAAKGGVGIELNLDLVPAREKDMTPYEFLLSESQERMLFVVKPGSEVDIMNKFKKWGLYAAVVGKVLQDNIVRVTYKNEIVVNLPADALAENTPINQHHLINKVPDHIQSHWKWNESLLPLPNDLGIVHPLNNQEINWNDITLRLLDTPNIASKRWIYNQYDYQVQNNTLIVPGAADAAVIRLRSLDDNLIDSNRGVAVTVDCPNRWVALDPKRGAIASVAEAARNISCVGATPLAITNNLNFSSPDDPIGYWQLAMACKGITEACLALGTPVTGGNVSLYNETASLEGNKQPIQPTPVIGMIGLIDDINKIVKQGWIKSDHQIFLIGTSLVSQEQEFSLSASTYLETIFGKETGRPPLIDFAVEKSVQSFVRELISKGLIESAHDVSDGGLVVALAESCMSSDLGATCYLPETFNRIDNLLFGEGGSRILISIDPSNINAFKTCIKENSNSFSSLLLGTVNNSNILKINKNHLNLVNLSIPEMKKTFESSIPKRILSSKK